The genomic stretch TCAGATGATGATAGATTGGAGGAACTACAAGCTAGAGGTTTCGATGCAGGATCAAAATTGAATTCTGTAATCAAACTTCTAAAGAAAAGATCTCTCTCTCCAGATTTTACAAGTTTAGTTGATAGGAAATTGGAGTTTGCAATTAAAGGGAGATTGAAAACGCTCGGTCCAGGAAATAGTATGGTTATTCAAATAACTCAATCGGGTACAATATCTCGTGAAGTTAAAGGGGTTAGGTATATAAAATACTTGGGTCCAGATGAATCAGGCAAGGAACAATGGATAAATCATGATATAATATGGGGGGAGGAATAAACACCAGAATCATGGTAAAGCTAAAGGAAAAAGATAGACCAATCGGGAAAGTTGAAAAGAAGAAAAAGAAAGTCAAAAAATTTTGGTTTTCCGATATTATAGATTTTATAATGCATTTATTCCCATGAAGTCAAAGGCCATAAAACTAGTACTAGTGCTTTTCGCATTCGTTTTATTTTGTTGTGATTTTATGGAAAATAGTAATCAACCGAATAAAATTGAGGTTCTGGATTCTTATCCCTCTGATATTGATTCTATAGTTCTATTTTCGCTCCAAGAAGAGTATGGCGAAGATATAGAGATAGAAACAGCTGTTTTACATCCCCTTGTAAAAAAACACCAAAATCAAGGAATGGGAGGTAATGAAGCAAAAAGAGATACATCAATGTACATCGCCAGAGTTAAAGTTTTATTAATTGATGCGAAGGAGTCTGAATCTTGGGTTTTTTCCTTTGATGAAAATATACATCTGCAGTGGGCTATTAAGGAGGATGCTTCGTCAGGAGTGGAATTGGAACAATAAGTTTTCTATTAAGTTAAGTATCTAGGAGTACTCCGCTGGTCCGCGCGTGTCGCGCGGATCCCTTCTCGCAAAGCATTAGCGCAGCGGTGCCTGTGCGCCTTTCCAAAGAACCTTCCCCTCATTTTTTAAAAGCCCCCCCCATCTCACGCAACCAATAGCGTAGCGGTGTGTGCTCCACCCACAATAACCGGCCACAATTCACCTTTTAAAACCCTCCACCACGGCCTTCAGCGCCTCAATCTGCTTTTCGTCCAATCCTTCAAGATCAAGGTCGGGCCGATCCTGAAGCCCGCAGAGCCTGTCCAGGGAAACATTGTAGAACCTGGCCAGTAGTGCTGCGTTGTCAATAGATGGAGCCGTTTGCCCGGCCTCCCATCGCCTAACCTGCGTGAGAGAAGTACCTATATGTTCGGCCACCTGCTGCTGAGAGAGGCCCTTTTGCACCCTGATGTCCCTGATATTGTCTCCAAAAACCCCGTACCCGCAAAGCTCTGCTTCGTGGGTTATTTCTCCGGCAACTTCTACTTTGCCATAGCCACCGCTCCCAATGCCAAAAAACCTTATCTTGTGTGCTGTATGTCCAACAACTTAGCTGCATATAGCCCCGGCAACGTACGCGCCACCATTACCGACCGCAAAGTAGCCTCTTTCCAACAGCCGCAAAGCGGCAACTGGACCATCACCGGCTTTACGGCCGATATCACCTCGGCCCAGGATTACTACCCCGGCGGGATGATGATGCCTGGGAGACAGTTTGATCCCGAAGAATACCGCCACGGCTTCCAGGGACAGGAGAAAGATGATGAGATTAAGGGCACTGGAAACAGCCTTGACTTCGGAGCGAGAATGTACGACCCGAGGATTGGAAGATGGTCTGCTTTGGATAGGTTTAGTTTGTTCTATGCAGGAGGAAGTAATTATTCTTTTGCTTTGAATAATCCGATAGCAAATATTGATTTTGAAGGTAATTTTGTGGTTAAAGGTAATGGTCCAGAGGAGGTAAAGCGACTGAATCAAATTATTGCTGCAGCTTGGAGCGCAATGCAAACAAACCCTTTTTTATTAGAAAAGCTGAAAGAGCACTCAGGCCTTACAGATGATGAATTGGAGTTTATTTTTACAGATGGTAAGGGCCCTGTTTTGGAAATGGCGACACTGAACATCACAGAGAGCCAGAAGGAATATGC from Cryomorphaceae bacterium encodes the following:
- a CDS encoding XRE family transcriptional regulator; translation: MRFFGIGSGGYGKVEVAGEITHEAELCGYGVFGDNIRDIRVQKGLSQQQVAEHIGTSLTQVRRWEAGQTAPSIDNAALLARFYNVSLDRLCGLQDRPDLDLEGLDEKQIEALKAVVEGFKR